A single window of Acetohalobium arabaticum DSM 5501 DNA harbors:
- the larE gene encoding ATP-dependent sacrificial sulfur transferase LarE, whose translation MTSLEQKFTELKDILRSMDSLLVAFSGGVDSTLLLKVAHDILGDQAAALTVEASIHPPGEAEEAEELAQQMGVEHILVEADPLQNEDFARNDKLRCYYCKYNIFSDLKEIAAKEGYAELADGANYDDFTGDYRPGLKAAEELGVRSPLKEAEITKEEVRKLSKRLDLPTWDKPSLSCYATRFPYGSKITKQNLDLVAAAEEYLHQFGLKQLRVRHHDQATARIEVLPDDIEKLIEKRQEIVAKLKELGYTYVTLDLEGYRTGSLNEILDEEE comes from the coding sequence ATGACATCATTAGAACAGAAATTTACAGAATTAAAAGATATTCTCCGCAGCATGGACAGTTTGTTGGTTGCTTTCTCTGGCGGCGTCGATAGTACCCTTCTTTTAAAGGTAGCCCATGATATATTAGGAGACCAAGCAGCAGCTTTGACAGTCGAGGCCAGCATCCATCCTCCTGGCGAAGCTGAGGAGGCAGAGGAGTTAGCCCAGCAGATGGGTGTAGAACATATCCTTGTTGAAGCCGATCCATTACAGAATGAAGATTTTGCTCGGAATGATAAACTGCGCTGTTATTACTGTAAGTATAATATCTTCAGTGATCTGAAAGAGATTGCCGCTAAAGAAGGCTATGCAGAGTTAGCTGATGGCGCCAATTATGATGACTTTACCGGTGATTACCGGCCGGGACTTAAGGCAGCCGAGGAGTTAGGGGTTAGAAGTCCGCTCAAGGAAGCTGAAATTACTAAGGAGGAGGTGCGCAAGCTGTCTAAAAGGTTAGACCTGCCTACCTGGGACAAGCCTTCTTTATCCTGTTATGCTACCAGATTTCCGTACGGCAGTAAGATTACCAAACAGAATCTGGACTTAGTAGCTGCAGCTGAAGAGTATCTCCATCAGTTTGGTCTCAAACAGCTGCGGGTAAGACATCATGACCAGGCTACTGCCCGGATAGAAGTTCTGCCGGATGATATAGAGAAACTTATAGAGAAGCGACAAGAGATAGTGGCTAAATTGAAGGAACTAGGCTATACTTATGTTACTCTGGATTTAGAAGGGTACCGAACCGGTAGTCTGAATGAAATATTAGATGAAGAAGAGTAA
- a CDS encoding flagellin encodes MRVLNNANALKALNQLKKNDKKRTKSLKKLSSGKRIDTAADDAAGMAISQKMRAEINGLQQAQENIQNGTSLLQTAEGAMDSIQDILHRMKELTIQGANDTLSETDKESIQAELEELRSKAGRIANETKFNGMPLIDGTFSQKQEQVAGNSSRDFNVPDDGTTVTRQIEIGDFMVDFNFTKLSEEEVRIDVKHEDKLLATKTITQDPLKWEKNLGGSFYDSAQDITKTSDGGYVVIGRTESIDEDLEDKKSSFDSDMWAVKLDEDKNIKWQTTLGGSDFDEGSTVQETSSGDIIISGTETSNDGDKDISVAKLSADGDVKFTKPFGGGKDQGKSVYPTQDGGYILAGDSDSTDKDDDMLLMKLDQNGEFQWEKYLDHGDLFDEVNDIKQTADDGYIVAGSNNNYGTAGMYKLDSSGNQEWHKNYSGNSIESVEELSGGDYVFAGREGSGGGSDMMIVKTESNGDQVWKRSLDNLGDFDEGVSIEITDDGKYVVSGTTTSSNEDKDIAAVKLDQDGNKIWDTFNQGFGGNGDEGTEVTVTNDNGYIVTNPDNNSKDNLAIKFNARGAFEWETTIGGSNDQINNLKDTGSGYLATGKSTSTGEKWVAELDSDGQVNVKKDITDSADVEKITDLQKLNSGGYALSGRKDESGNKEGWVAKLGSDLSTTNTATLGGSSFDQINSIQQTSNGFLVAGESKSNDGDLSNNYGSSDVWAAGLQDNFSLDWQKNFGGSEYDAASSIRKTSDGGYLIAGETKSTDHDLSSEKSGTNRDGWVIKLDDTKSIDWQKNLGGAIEDRFTDISVDEANDEYIVAGTRESISDYDKEAWAAKFAEDGTEKWNKTFSDRNFNQGIDLKKTTDGYILSGVDDEDNKVMIKLDADGNKDWENELNDKDDSASSIRQTSDGGYIVAGTKTSNFGDKDGTIIKLDADGNKEWEQLVGNEYSQEEISNLEIEQDGSGDYIISGTKNNQLWATKLNSDGTKKWSQTYDGFEATDIKEDNNGNYIISGTKTSTDGDEDMTILNVDPTDGSKNWQHNFGGGDDWVGNVQETSDGGYILSGTKTSNDGDKDALVLKLDSTGDISWEQKIKENNLDEEGITATESDEGGYILSATKETVDGDTDVWIRKLNDDGSKDWDKAFGGDNDETAGNIQQTDDGGYIVSGTQVTDDGDKDVYAVKLDETGTKEWDTSTVSIGGSGDEEANHIQQTIDGGYIIAGQSDSTDIPNNSNHGGDDLLLAKLDKDGNLEWQDLLGGSGDDGASSVEEISDGNYIISGRTTSSDGDVDNNYGSSDMWVVNYSKGRSEVSLNPTEEASKRAKYGHGTSWLDLDEVNIDFNWKDFNVEEIDAQGEQRTEANFVVQDDAKADESNHLWAEIDNLTLEELGLDDLPKVASASEEKIQTSLEMMDEANQKVSTARAKIGSYQNRLEHTSQNVTNYRTNLMESESRIEDADMAQEMMKLTKRQIISQVSQTMLAQMNNIDNGVLQLLSV; translated from the coding sequence TTGAGGGTATTAAATAATGCAAATGCTCTTAAAGCCTTAAATCAATTAAAAAAGAATGATAAAAAACGCACTAAATCATTAAAGAAATTATCTTCTGGAAAGAGGATAGATACCGCAGCAGATGACGCAGCAGGGATGGCAATTTCTCAAAAAATGAGAGCTGAGATAAATGGTTTACAGCAGGCACAGGAGAATATTCAGAATGGAACTTCTCTATTACAGACTGCCGAAGGAGCAATGGACAGCATTCAGGATATTCTTCACCGTATGAAAGAGCTTACTATTCAGGGAGCTAATGATACATTAAGTGAGACAGATAAAGAGAGTATTCAGGCTGAACTTGAAGAATTAAGGTCTAAAGCTGGCAGAATTGCTAATGAGACGAAGTTTAATGGAATGCCGCTGATTGACGGGACCTTTAGTCAGAAACAAGAACAGGTTGCAGGAAATTCTAGTCGTGACTTTAATGTTCCCGATGACGGAACTACTGTAACTCGTCAGATTGAGATTGGGGACTTTATGGTGGACTTTAACTTTACTAAATTATCCGAAGAAGAGGTTAGAATTGATGTTAAGCATGAAGATAAACTGCTAGCTACTAAGACTATTACTCAGGACCCGCTAAAGTGGGAGAAGAATCTAGGCGGTAGTTTCTATGACAGTGCCCAGGATATAACTAAGACCAGTGATGGAGGCTATGTAGTAATTGGACGAACTGAATCTATAGATGAAGATCTAGAGGACAAGAAATCTAGCTTTGATAGCGATATGTGGGCTGTAAAGCTCGATGAAGATAAGAATATAAAGTGGCAGACAACCTTAGGAGGCAGTGATTTTGATGAGGGAAGTACAGTTCAAGAAACCAGCAGTGGAGATATAATAATTTCCGGAACTGAAACCTCTAATGATGGAGATAAAGATATTTCAGTAGCAAAGTTAAGTGCAGATGGAGATGTGAAATTTACTAAACCGTTTGGCGGTGGAAAAGATCAAGGGAAGAGCGTTTATCCTACTCAGGACGGTGGATATATTTTAGCCGGTGATTCTGATTCTACTGATAAAGATGATGATATGCTGTTGATGAAGCTGGACCAGAATGGTGAATTCCAGTGGGAGAAGTATTTAGACCATGGTGATCTATTTGACGAGGTTAATGATATTAAACAGACAGCTGATGACGGTTATATAGTAGCTGGCAGTAATAATAATTATGGAACGGCTGGGATGTATAAACTTGATAGCAGCGGTAATCAGGAATGGCATAAGAATTACAGCGGTAACAGCATAGAAAGTGTAGAGGAATTATCCGGGGGAGATTATGTCTTTGCTGGCCGAGAAGGCAGCGGTGGCGGTAGTGATATGATGATTGTTAAAACAGAGTCTAACGGAGATCAGGTCTGGAAGAGGTCTTTAGATAATTTAGGTGATTTTGATGAAGGAGTCAGCATAGAAATAACTGATGATGGTAAGTATGTTGTTTCCGGAACTACTACCTCCAGTAATGAAGATAAAGATATAGCAGCAGTAAAGTTAGACCAGGATGGAAATAAAATTTGGGATACCTTTAATCAGGGCTTTGGTGGAAATGGTGACGAAGGGACAGAGGTTACAGTAACTAATGATAATGGTTATATAGTAACTAATCCTGACAATAATAGTAAGGATAATTTAGCTATTAAGTTTAATGCACGCGGAGCCTTTGAATGGGAGACTACCATTGGAGGTAGTAATGATCAGATTAATAATCTTAAGGATACTGGCAGCGGCTATTTAGCCACTGGAAAATCCACCTCTACCGGTGAGAAGTGGGTTGCTGAGTTAGATTCAGATGGACAGGTTAATGTCAAAAAAGATATAACAGATAGTGCTGATGTAGAAAAGATAACTGATCTGCAGAAATTAAACAGCGGAGGCTATGCATTATCAGGAAGAAAGGATGAGAGCGGAAATAAAGAAGGTTGGGTAGCTAAGTTAGGTAGTGATCTGAGTACTACTAATACTGCTACTTTGGGTGGTAGCAGCTTTGATCAAATAAATAGTATTCAACAGACTAGTAATGGTTTTTTAGTAGCAGGTGAAAGTAAATCTAATGATGGAGATCTGAGTAATAATTACGGCAGCAGTGATGTCTGGGCAGCTGGATTACAGGATAATTTTAGTTTAGATTGGCAGAAGAACTTTGGGGGTAGTGAATATGATGCAGCAAGTAGTATTAGAAAAACTAGTGATGGTGGATATCTGATAGCAGGAGAAACTAAATCTACTGATCATGATTTAAGCAGCGAAAAGAGTGGTACCAACCGAGATGGTTGGGTTATTAAATTAGATGATACTAAAAGTATTGACTGGCAGAAGAACTTAGGTGGAGCAATAGAAGACCGGTTTACAGATATCAGTGTTGATGAAGCTAATGATGAATATATAGTTGCGGGGACTAGAGAATCTATATCTGATTATGATAAAGAAGCCTGGGCAGCTAAATTTGCTGAAGATGGAACGGAAAAATGGAATAAAACTTTTAGTGATAGGAATTTTAATCAAGGAATTGATTTGAAAAAGACTACCGATGGATATATTCTATCCGGAGTAGATGATGAAGATAATAAGGTTATGATTAAGCTTGATGCTGATGGAAATAAGGATTGGGAAAATGAATTAAATGACAAGGATGACTCAGCTAGTAGTATCCGCCAGACTAGTGATGGAGGTTATATAGTAGCTGGAACTAAGACTAGTAATTTTGGCGACAAAGATGGTACCATTATTAAATTGGATGCTGACGGTAATAAAGAATGGGAACAGTTAGTAGGAAATGAATATTCTCAGGAAGAGATAAGTAATTTAGAAATTGAACAAGATGGTAGCGGCGATTATATTATTTCTGGAACTAAAAATAATCAGTTGTGGGCGACTAAATTAAATAGTGACGGTACTAAAAAGTGGAGCCAGACTTATGATGGATTTGAGGCAACTGATATCAAAGAAGATAATAATGGGAACTATATCATTTCCGGAACTAAGACTTCTACTGATGGCGATGAAGATATGACGATTCTTAATGTTGATCCTACGGATGGAAGTAAGAATTGGCAGCATAACTTTGGCGGTGGTGATGACTGGGTAGGTAATGTCCAGGAGACCAGTGATGGTGGATATATTCTATCAGGAACTAAGACTTCTAATGATGGAGATAAGGATGCTTTGGTTCTTAAACTAGATTCTACAGGTGATATAAGCTGGGAACAAAAGATAAAAGAAAATAATTTGGATGAAGAAGGAATTACTGCAACTGAAAGTGATGAAGGCGGCTATATTCTGTCTGCAACTAAAGAGACAGTAGATGGAGATACAGATGTCTGGATTAGAAAGTTAAATGATGATGGAAGTAAAGACTGGGACAAGGCCTTCGGTGGAGATAATGATGAAACAGCAGGAAATATTCAGCAGACTGATGATGGAGGTTATATAGTTTCAGGAACTCAGGTTACAGATGATGGTGATAAAGATGTATATGCTGTCAAGTTAGATGAAACTGGAACTAAAGAATGGGATACCTCCACAGTAAGCATCGGCGGCAGTGGTGATGAAGAGGCCAATCATATTCAGCAGACAATAGATGGCGGATATATTATAGCAGGCCAGAGTGATTCTACTGATATACCGAATAATTCTAATCATGGTGGAGATGATCTGCTGCTTGCTAAGCTTGATAAGGATGGTAATTTAGAATGGCAGGACTTATTGGGAGGTAGCGGAGATGATGGAGCTAGTTCTGTAGAGGAAATTTCTGATGGGAACTATATAATTAGTGGGAGAACAACATCTTCAGATGGAGATGTGGATAATAATTATGGTAGTAGCGATATGTGGGTGGTTAATTATTCTAAAGGAAGAAGTGAAGTCAGTCTTAACCCAACAGAAGAGGCAAGCAAAAGGGCTAAGTATGGCCATGGAACCTCCTGGCTTGATTTGGACGAGGTTAATATTGACTTCAACTGGAAAGACTTTAATGTAGAAGAGATTGATGCTCAGGGAGAACAGAGGACCGAAGCCAACTTTGTGGTTCAGGATGATGCTAAAGCAGATGAATCCAATCACCTCTGGGCAGAGATTGATAATCTAACTTTAGAAGAACTGGGATTAGATGATTTGCCTAAAGTGGCCTCAGCATCCGAAGAGAAAATCCAGACTTCTTTAGAAATGATGGATGAAGCAAACCAGAAGGTCAGCACAGCCAGGGCTAAAATAGGTTCTTATCAGAATCGCCTGGAACATACTAGCCAAAATGTAACTAATTATAGAACTAATTTAATGGAATCTGAATCTAGAATTGAGGATGCTGATATGGCTCAAGAAATGATGAAGTTAACTAAAAGACAGATTATCAGTCAAGTTTCACAGACTATGTTGGCTCAGATGAATAATATAGATAATGGTGTATTGCAGCTGCTTTCTGTGTAG
- a CDS encoding (2Fe-2S) ferredoxin domain-containing protein — MKSLDELNELKEKVQKDMKTRKSEGKPKVIVGMGTCGIAAGAREIMQALLDEINKRDLDVIVTQTGCIGMCEKEPLVDVKLPGKDRITYGGVTEEDAQKIIVEHVVNGNIVEDLLVAKLEE; from the coding sequence ATGAAATCATTAGATGAGTTAAATGAATTAAAAGAAAAAGTTCAAAAGGATATGAAGACAAGAAAGAGCGAAGGCAAACCTAAAGTAATTGTAGGCATGGGGACTTGTGGTATTGCTGCCGGAGCAAGAGAGATTATGCAGGCGCTTCTGGATGAAATAAATAAGCGAGATCTGGATGTAATTGTAACTCAGACCGGCTGTATCGGTATGTGCGAAAAGGAGCCGTTAGTTGATGTTAAACTACCCGGTAAGGATAGAATCACTTATGGAGGAGTAACTGAAGAAGATGCTCAGAAGATAATAGTAGAACATGTAGTTAACGGTAATATTGTAGAAGATCTATTAGTGGCTAAATTAGAAGAGTAA
- the nuoF gene encoding NADH-quinone oxidoreductase subunit NuoF, with protein MVDSIYRSHIIICGGTGCVSSGCEEVQKALEDELDKQDLTDEINIVETGCHGLCEKGPVMVIYPEGIFYCELQPEDMEELVTEHILKDRIVDRLLYKEPITEEDIPSYQNIDFYEKQQRVVLSNCGRVDPESIKEYIAEDGYQAVGETLTTMTSQEVIDEVKEAGLRGRGGGGFPTGIKWQFAHDSEDDKKYIICNADEGDPGAFMDRSILEGDPHRVIEGMIIAAYAIGASEGYIYVRAEYPLAIERLEKAIEQAEEYGLLGDNLFESGFDFKLQIKKGAGAFVCGEETALMNSIEGKRGMPRPRPPFPAQKGLWGYPSNINNVETYANVPVIINQGADEYSKVGTEDSTGTKIFAITGKIQNTGLAEVPMGITMREIIYDVGGGIMGGKDFKAVQIGGPSGGCLPEEKLDLSVDYDSLIEAGAMMGSGGLVVMDEDTCMVDVAKFFLDFTQSESCGKCTPCREGTKRMLEILKRITAGEGKEGDIELLEELSHHIKSTSLCGLGQSAPNPVLSTIQYFRDEYEAHIYEETCPAGNCQELVAGYVIDEEDCIGCTSCVDVCPVDAIEGEKKEAHVIDTDECINCGSCVDECPVDAISQA; from the coding sequence ATGGTAGATTCTATTTATAGGTCACACATCATAATATGTGGAGGGACAGGCTGTGTTTCTTCAGGCTGTGAAGAGGTACAGAAAGCTCTAGAGGATGAGTTGGATAAACAGGATTTAACAGATGAGATTAATATTGTTGAAACCGGGTGCCACGGCTTGTGTGAAAAAGGACCGGTTATGGTTATTTATCCTGAGGGAATATTCTATTGTGAATTACAGCCTGAGGATATGGAAGAGCTGGTAACAGAGCATATTCTAAAGGACAGAATAGTAGATAGATTACTTTATAAAGAGCCAATTACTGAGGAAGATATTCCTTCCTATCAAAATATAGATTTCTACGAAAAACAACAGCGGGTAGTGTTATCTAACTGTGGTAGGGTTGACCCAGAAAGTATTAAAGAATATATTGCTGAAGATGGCTATCAGGCAGTGGGAGAAACCTTAACTACAATGACATCCCAGGAGGTAATTGATGAAGTTAAAGAGGCTGGACTACGCGGACGCGGGGGAGGAGGCTTCCCAACAGGAATTAAGTGGCAGTTTGCCCATGACAGCGAAGATGATAAAAAGTATATTATCTGTAACGCGGACGAAGGTGACCCGGGTGCTTTTATGGACCGGAGTATCCTAGAAGGTGATCCGCATAGAGTCATTGAGGGAATGATTATTGCTGCTTATGCTATTGGAGCCAGTGAAGGATATATCTATGTGCGGGCTGAATATCCACTGGCTATCGAGAGATTAGAAAAGGCTATTGAACAGGCTGAAGAATATGGATTATTGGGGGATAACTTATTTGAGTCAGGCTTTGATTTCAAGTTACAGATTAAGAAGGGTGCCGGAGCATTTGTCTGTGGTGAAGAGACGGCTTTAATGAATTCTATCGAAGGAAAACGCGGTATGCCTAGACCCCGTCCGCCCTTTCCAGCCCAGAAAGGACTCTGGGGCTATCCTTCCAATATCAATAATGTAGAGACCTATGCTAATGTGCCGGTGATCATTAACCAAGGTGCCGATGAATATAGTAAAGTTGGAACTGAAGATAGTACGGGAACTAAGATCTTTGCTATTACCGGTAAGATCCAGAATACAGGTTTAGCTGAAGTACCGATGGGCATTACAATGCGCGAGATCATCTATGATGTTGGCGGCGGAATTATGGGCGGCAAGGACTTTAAAGCAGTTCAGATTGGCGGACCATCCGGCGGCTGTCTGCCTGAAGAAAAGTTAGACTTATCTGTTGATTATGATTCTCTTATCGAGGCTGGAGCTATGATGGGTTCTGGTGGCTTAGTTGTAATGGACGAAGATACCTGTATGGTGGATGTAGCTAAGTTCTTCTTAGACTTTACCCAGAGCGAATCTTGTGGAAAATGTACTCCGTGTCGTGAAGGTACAAAACGAATGTTAGAGATCTTAAAAAGAATTACTGCTGGGGAAGGAAAAGAAGGAGATATTGAATTATTAGAGGAGTTATCCCACCATATTAAGTCTACTTCTCTTTGTGGTTTAGGACAATCAGCTCCTAATCCGGTATTGAGTACTATACAGTACTTTCGAGATGAATACGAAGCCCATATCTATGAAGAAACATGTCCGGCTGGAAACTGCCAAGAATTAGTGGCGGGTTATGTAATAGACGAAGAAGACTGTATTGGTTGTACATCCTGTGTTGATGTCTGTCCTGTTGATGCAATTGAGGGTGAGAAGAAAGAAGCCCATGTGATTGATACTGATGAATGTATTAATTGTGGTTCCTGTGTTGATGAATGTCCAGTTGATGCTATTTCACAAGCTTAG
- the nuoE gene encoding NADH-quinone oxidoreductase subunit NuoE, whose protein sequence is MGCQCGKQEENLNKYLEPLFKILDGYAKEEKNLIPILQDVQDEYDYLPEPVLKEVATEIGLSASQVYGVATFYSQFHLEPRGDNIIRVCMGTACHVRGAENILNKIEEELEIEEGETTENLEFTLESVACIGACGLAPVIMINDDTHGRLTPDRVPEVLAQYQ, encoded by the coding sequence ATGGGATGCCAATGTGGAAAACAGGAGGAAAATCTTAACAAGTATCTGGAACCGCTGTTTAAAATCCTAGACGGGTATGCAAAAGAAGAGAAGAATCTGATTCCGATTCTACAGGATGTTCAGGATGAGTATGATTATCTTCCGGAACCTGTTCTTAAGGAGGTAGCTACGGAGATTGGTCTATCGGCAAGCCAGGTTTACGGAGTTGCTACTTTTTATTCTCAATTCCATCTAGAACCAAGAGGTGACAATATTATCAGGGTTTGTATGGGAACAGCCTGTCATGTAAGAGGGGCAGAAAACATTCTTAATAAGATCGAAGAAGAGTTAGAAATTGAAGAGGGAGAAACTACAGAAAATCTTGAGTTTACTTTAGAATCAGTAGCCTGTATTGGAGCATGTGGATTGGCTCCTGTGATTATGATTAATGATGATACTCATGGACGGCTTACTCCTGACAGAGTACCAGAAGTATTAGCACAGTATCAATAA
- the larB gene encoding nickel pincer cofactor biosynthesis protein LarB gives MQPDRLKEILTKVEAGNLDVDTALEELKSPGYEDLGFAKVDQHRNLRRGFPEVVLCEGKTEEQIVKIMQKLAETEENALATRADEDIYQAVKEELPEIEYNEAAKTLVLQQTDLAEEGSILVISAGTSDIPVAEEAYETARIMGNSVERLYDVGVAGIHRLLENQKQLRQARVVIVAAGMEGALASVVGGLVDKPVIGVPTSVGYGASFEGVASLLGMLNSCSAGVGVVNIDNGFGAAYLASSINKME, from the coding sequence ATGCAGCCTGATAGATTAAAAGAGATTTTAACCAAAGTAGAGGCAGGAAATCTAGATGTCGATACTGCCCTAGAAGAGTTAAAGAGTCCCGGTTATGAGGATTTAGGCTTTGCCAAAGTAGACCAGCATCGTAATCTACGGCGGGGCTTTCCGGAAGTAGTTCTCTGTGAGGGCAAGACAGAAGAACAGATAGTGAAGATAATGCAGAAGCTGGCTGAAACAGAGGAGAATGCTCTGGCTACCAGAGCCGATGAAGATATTTATCAAGCAGTTAAGGAAGAACTGCCCGAGATTGAGTATAATGAAGCAGCGAAAACTTTAGTCTTACAGCAGACAGATTTAGCCGAGGAAGGATCAATTTTGGTCATCAGTGCCGGAACTTCGGATATTCCAGTAGCCGAAGAGGCTTATGAAACAGCCCGAATTATGGGTAACTCCGTAGAACGGCTCTATGATGTAGGCGTAGCCGGTATCCATCGTCTATTAGAAAATCAGAAGCAGCTGCGTCAGGCCCGGGTAGTTATTGTAGCAGCCGGTATGGAAGGAGCATTGGCCAGTGTAGTTGGAGGGTTAGTCGATAAGCCGGTAATTGGTGTGCCGACAAGTGTCGGCTATGGAGCCAGCTTTGAAGGAGTAGCATCCCTGTTGGGTATGTTAAATAGCTGTTCAGCCGGCGTAGGTGTGGTTAATATAGATAATGGCTTTGGAGCGGCCTATCTAGCCAGTTCAATCAATAAAATGGAATAG
- the larC gene encoding nickel pincer cofactor biosynthesis protein LarC produces the protein MKIAYFDIFSGISGNMILGSLLNAGLELDRLKGELSKLDLTGYQLQVETAVKNGVSGTYLNVELEKDNHHHDDHEDHHGRHLAEIEEIIADSDFAAPVKEMSSRIFRRLAQAEAKIHNKDPEQVHFHEVGAVDAIVDIVGAAVGIHELGIDQVVASRIHTGTGFVDCAHGKIPIPAPATLELLQNTPVYSTGIESELVTPTGAAIITTLADEFGPLPLMQIKSIGYGAGSRDLEIPNLLRVSIGELV, from the coding sequence ATGAAAATAGCCTACTTTGATATCTTTTCCGGTATCAGCGGCAATATGATATTAGGTTCATTATTGAATGCAGGTTTAGAGCTTGATAGATTAAAAGGAGAACTGTCCAAACTTGATCTGACAGGCTACCAACTGCAGGTAGAAACGGCAGTCAAAAATGGAGTCAGCGGCACCTATTTAAATGTTGAACTTGAAAAAGATAACCACCATCATGATGATCACGAAGATCACCATGGACGCCATTTAGCAGAAATTGAAGAGATAATTGCTGATAGTGATTTTGCAGCACCTGTAAAAGAGATGAGCAGCAGGATCTTCAGGCGGCTGGCCCAAGCAGAAGCCAAGATCCATAATAAAGATCCCGAGCAGGTCCACTTCCATGAAGTAGGAGCCGTCGATGCCATCGTCGACATTGTCGGAGCAGCAGTAGGAATTCATGAGTTAGGTATCGATCAGGTAGTAGCTTCCCGGATTCATACCGGCACCGGATTTGTAGACTGCGCCCACGGTAAGATTCCTATTCCAGCACCTGCTACTTTAGAGCTGTTACAGAATACACCAGTCTATTCAACCGGTATCGAAAGCGAATTAGTAACCCCCACCGGCGCAGCAATCATCACCACTTTAGCCGATGAATTCGGTCCTTTACCTCTAATGCAGATAAAGAGCATAGGCTACGGCGCCGGCAGCCGCGACCTCGAGATTCCTAATTTGCTGCGGGTTAGTATTGGAGAATTGGTATAG
- a CDS encoding RNA-guided endonuclease TnpB family protein, which yields MPNELLSSNRDILNSTTRIEFKPLSDDTYKVILTYKVETPTIKEDNGNYLSIDLGINNLMTCYSNQNQESFIIDGGQYLAINRYFDKKIKHYQSILNGQGKKTSKRIQNLYKKRRKQLFHLIHSATKKVVNYCIENNISRVIVGDIKNIRDDANLGKQTNQKLHKLPFDIIYHQLEYKLNLQGITLIKKNEKYTSQCSPYSKK from the coding sequence GTGCCTAATGAGCTGTTATCCAGTAATAGAGATATCCTTAACTCAACTACTAGAATTGAGTTTAAACCTTTAAGCGATGATACTTATAAGGTAATCTTAACTTATAAAGTAGAGACTCCTACTATTAAAGAAGATAACGGTAATTATTTAAGTATTGACCTAGGAATTAATAATTTGATGACTTGTTATAGTAATCAAAATCAGGAAAGCTTTATTATTGACGGCGGACAATATTTAGCTATTAATCGTTATTTTGATAAGAAGATTAAACATTATCAATCAATTTTGAATGGTCAAGGTAAAAAGACTTCTAAACGTATTCAGAACCTATATAAAAAGCGACGAAAACAATTATTTCACCTAATTCATAGTGCAACTAAAAAAGTAGTTAATTACTGTATTGAAAATAATATTTCTAGAGTAATCGTTGGTGATATAAAAAATATTCGTGATGATGCTAATTTAGGTAAACAGACTAATCAAAAACTCCATAAACTACCTTTTGATATTATATATCACCAACTAGAGTATAAACTTAATTTACAGGGGATTACTTTAATCAAGAAGAATGAAAAATATACCAGCCAATGCAGTCCTTACAGTAAAAAGTAA